The Geoglobus acetivorans genome window below encodes:
- a CDS encoding EamA family transporter, whose translation MGTGKAGVITAWVMHGLSREGSDRTKWIVLTFTIIFWGLAFTAIKHAVQVLSPFELAFLRFLVADFLFILTVFFKGYRIRRKDIPTVFVLGFFGVTVYHVCLNAGEMYIPSGIASLIISTAPVFVLVLSAVFLKEGITYRKVAGIAIALVGVYVLSRPDSAGHLIGVLLVLISTISAAIYTVLGKSTLKRYSSGVLTSYVMLFGSVPLSIYAPSSFEKLLELDAITILSVVFLGVFSTYLAYQGWYYVLKREEASRASVFLNAIPVVSIVAGSLLLSEPITLSTLAGGAMILAGILIVLRAKS comes from the coding sequence ATGGGTACTGGGAAAGCAGGGGTTATCACAGCGTGGGTGATGCATGGCTTGAGCAGAGAAGGAAGTGACAGGACAAAGTGGATAGTTCTCACTTTCACGATAATTTTCTGGGGTCTCGCATTCACGGCAATCAAACATGCCGTTCAGGTCCTCAGTCCTTTCGAGCTTGCGTTTCTGAGGTTTCTCGTTGCCGATTTTCTTTTCATACTGACCGTGTTTTTTAAGGGATACCGGATCAGGAGAAAAGATATTCCCACGGTTTTCGTTCTCGGCTTTTTTGGAGTTACGGTTTATCACGTCTGTCTGAATGCAGGAGAGATGTACATTCCTTCGGGAATCGCCAGCCTCATCATCTCCACAGCTCCGGTATTCGTTCTTGTTCTCTCTGCCGTGTTTTTGAAGGAAGGGATCACCTACAGAAAGGTTGCAGGCATAGCGATTGCACTGGTTGGTGTTTATGTTCTCTCGAGACCTGACAGTGCCGGTCATCTGATCGGAGTTCTTCTTGTACTTATCTCCACCATCTCAGCTGCAATATATACTGTTCTCGGCAAATCCACCCTGAAAAGGTATTCTTCAGGAGTTTTGACGTCTTACGTAATGCTCTTCGGCTCTGTGCCACTCTCCATCTATGCACCATCGTCATTTGAGAAGCTTCTGGAGCTTGATGCGATCACCATTCTTTCGGTGGTTTTTCTGGGCGTATTCTCAACATACCTCGCCTATCAGGGATGGTATTATGTCCTGAAAAGGGAGGAAGCGTCGAGAGCATCGGTCTTTCTCAATGCAATTCCTGTGGTTTCCATAGTGGCGGGCAGTCTTCTCTTATCGGAGCCGATAACGCTATCGACTCTCGCCGGAGGTGCGATGATACTCGCCGGAATCCTCATTGTGCTGAGGGCAAAAAGTTAA